A window of Halobellus sp. LT62 contains these coding sequences:
- a CDS encoding helix-turn-helix domain-containing protein — translation MPRAKLSLDLPEQVWVSALSTDHPDAEFTVLAAMPAGDTGVGLVEVTAADIEPIVSAIDDYDTVTSVTVLEAQATRALVQFETTEPLLIRSLSEAGIPLELPITIVDGEVTVELTAPREKLSELGALLEQFGIPFDLVWITQSIGTQALLTDEQYELLETAVERGYYDTPRTSTLTELAEAVGLAKSTTSEKLHRAEGTVIKEFVSGGERAE, via the coding sequence ATGCCCCGAGCGAAACTCTCCTTGGATCTCCCCGAACAGGTGTGGGTCTCGGCGCTCTCGACGGACCACCCCGACGCCGAGTTCACGGTGCTCGCGGCGATGCCCGCGGGCGACACCGGCGTCGGTCTCGTCGAGGTGACCGCCGCGGACATCGAACCGATCGTGAGCGCGATCGACGACTACGACACGGTGACCTCGGTCACAGTTTTGGAGGCACAGGCCACCCGAGCGCTCGTGCAGTTCGAGACCACCGAACCGCTGTTGATCCGCTCGCTGAGCGAGGCGGGGATCCCGTTGGAACTCCCGATAACGATCGTCGACGGCGAGGTGACGGTCGAACTGACCGCACCCCGCGAGAAGCTCTCGGAGCTCGGCGCGCTCCTCGAACAGTTCGGCATCCCGTTCGATCTCGTCTGGATCACGCAATCGATCGGCACCCAAGCGCTTCTCACCGACGAGCAGTACGAGCTTCTCGAAACGGCGGTCGAGCGCGGCTACTACGACACGCCGCGGACGAGCACGCTCACCGAACTGGCGGAGGCGGTGGGCCTCGCCAAATCGACAACGAGCGAGAAACTCCACCGCGCCGAGGGAACGGTGATCAAGGAGTTCGTCTCCGGCGGCGAGCGCGCGGAGTGA
- a CDS encoding IclR family transcriptional regulator, giving the protein MTGNLVGADETLFRIVEAMAGAGSMGVTEVATRLDLTKSTAHRHLQTLAAHGYAVNDGGTYRLSHQWFHLGTAVKSSDPFYLASRRELVVLADRTGKTVWGAVEEMGELMFVNGAGARPTHNPDLLIGNWSSITETAAGKAILAALSEERTAEIVENAGGEKSIEDIRTELEYVRTRGYATNLGERISGIYAMGMAVVVDDSVFGAISLSSSSDDLITTDREASVAALSEAVERVEENVSEHT; this is encoded by the coding sequence ATGACCGGGAACCTCGTCGGGGCCGACGAAACGCTCTTTCGGATCGTCGAGGCGATGGCGGGGGCGGGTTCGATGGGTGTCACCGAAGTCGCGACTCGCCTCGATCTCACAAAGAGCACAGCGCACAGGCATTTACAGACGCTCGCGGCGCACGGATACGCGGTCAACGACGGGGGCACGTACCGTCTCTCTCACCAGTGGTTCCACCTCGGGACCGCCGTGAAATCCAGCGACCCGTTCTATCTCGCCTCCCGACGCGAACTCGTGGTGCTCGCCGATCGGACGGGGAAGACGGTCTGGGGGGCCGTCGAGGAGATGGGCGAGTTGATGTTCGTCAACGGAGCCGGCGCGCGTCCCACGCACAACCCCGATCTGCTGATCGGCAACTGGTCGTCGATCACGGAAACGGCCGCCGGGAAGGCGATTCTCGCCGCGCTTTCCGAGGAGCGGACCGCCGAGATCGTCGAGAACGCCGGCGGTGAGAAGTCGATCGAAGATATCCGAACCGAGCTCGAGTACGTCAGAACGCGCGGCTACGCCACCAATCTGGGCGAACGAATCTCGGGAATCTACGCGATGGGGATGGCAGTCGTCGTCGACGACAGCGTCTTCGGAGCGATCTCGTTGTCGAGTTCGTCGGACGACCTTATCACGACCGACCGCGAGGCGTCGGTGGCCGCGCTGTCGGAGGCCGTCGAGCGTGTCGAAGAGAACGTGAGCGAACACACCTGA
- a CDS encoding TetR/AcrR family transcriptional regulator encodes MTEDTAVEILHATHDALCTHGYADVTMQDIADEVDLCKASIHYHYDGKHDLLLAYLDHLYDRFTDRLSGTEGYPAEERLYMLVDTFISDREDEQAFQTALLEIKAQSPYDSAFRDRLERFDESFSNAIGDIVEEGIESGRFDDDVDPDAVASFLTTFVNGVQTRHVGVGHPPEESADALKEYIAETLCAGDVAPDNIELGAEAAGVGSATE; translated from the coding sequence ATGACTGAGGACACGGCGGTCGAAATTCTACACGCCACTCACGACGCGCTGTGCACGCACGGGTACGCGGACGTAACGATGCAGGACATCGCGGACGAAGTGGATCTGTGCAAGGCCTCGATTCACTATCACTACGACGGGAAGCACGACCTGCTGTTGGCGTATCTCGATCACCTCTACGACCGATTCACCGATCGGCTTTCCGGTACGGAGGGATATCCGGCCGAGGAACGTCTCTATATGCTGGTCGATACGTTCATTAGTGACCGCGAAGACGAGCAGGCGTTTCAGACCGCACTCTTGGAGATCAAAGCCCAGTCACCGTACGATTCCGCGTTTCGGGACCGGCTGGAGCGGTTCGACGAGTCGTTCTCGAACGCGATCGGAGATATCGTCGAGGAGGGTATCGAATCGGGGCGATTCGACGACGACGTCGATCCCGATGCGGTCGCATCGTTCCTCACGACGTTCGTCAACGGCGTCCAAACGAGGCACGTCGGCGTCGGTCACCCGCCCGAGGAGTCCGCTGACGCACTGAAAGAGTACATCGCGGAGACGCTCTGTGCAGGGGACGTCGCGCCCGACAACATCGAACTGGGTGCGGAAGCGGCCGGAGTCGGGAGCGCGACTGAATGA
- a CDS encoding helix-turn-helix domain-containing protein, translated as MTSNPLSNALDPDFDAVFGSLASEQCWDVLRTLDHAKTAAEIADACDIPRSTAYQKLEAMAEAGLLRKRKRADAARYSIDFEEVVVTRSKGELELTVVPPSRSAADQLSEMWGEVRSETSGE; from the coding sequence ATGACCTCGAATCCGCTCTCTAACGCACTCGATCCGGATTTCGACGCGGTGTTCGGCTCGCTCGCGAGCGAGCAGTGCTGGGACGTCCTCCGCACGCTCGATCACGCGAAGACGGCGGCCGAAATCGCTGACGCGTGCGACATCCCCCGATCGACCGCGTATCAGAAACTCGAAGCGATGGCCGAGGCCGGATTACTCCGGAAGCGTAAGCGCGCCGACGCCGCGCGGTACTCGATCGATTTCGAGGAAGTCGTCGTCACGCGCTCGAAGGGCGAACTAGAGCTGACAGTGGTCCCGCCGTCGCGCTCGGCCGCCGACCAACTGTCGGAGATGTGGGGCGAAGTCAGATCCGAGACGAGCGGGGAGTAG
- a CDS encoding multicopper oxidase domain-containing protein, which translates to MATYGAPGSTMSRREFLAATGSAGLLGAAGCTAPTNERTQAGVGAGATAAATQDESLPSTSPPEVVDVDEQGGSVTLKSRPARHTAHPLETMGGPVDIPQVWAFQADDGDPSVPGPILRTTEGNDMEVTLDNTEGMRPHTLHFHGVRKAWKDDGVPTTTGIRVDPGEEHTYTIPANVPGTHLYHCHYQTHRHIEMGMYGIFRVDPEGYEPADREYFMTVKDWDSRLPRQMAGEDVSYDPRNRNPDIFTVNGKSAPRTLHPEDGSPIIVSEGDQVRVHFANNGYMSHPLHIHNHRFKRVEKDGGRIPEAAQHEMDVTNVAPAERHTIEFTADAEPGIYLLHCHKVNHVMNGGFYPGGMLGGVVYEAAMDTDIFAQLMEYAGYEG; encoded by the coding sequence ATGGCTACCTACGGTGCACCCGGTTCGACGATGTCTCGTCGCGAGTTCCTCGCAGCGACTGGGAGCGCGGGACTCCTCGGCGCGGCAGGTTGTACGGCACCGACGAACGAGCGGACGCAGGCCGGGGTGGGAGCCGGCGCTACCGCGGCGGCGACACAGGACGAATCGCTTCCGTCGACCAGCCCGCCGGAGGTCGTCGACGTCGACGAACAGGGCGGGTCGGTGACGCTGAAATCTCGCCCCGCGCGCCACACGGCACATCCGTTGGAGACGATGGGCGGCCCGGTCGACATCCCGCAGGTGTGGGCGTTCCAGGCCGACGACGGCGATCCGAGCGTCCCCGGGCCGATCCTCCGGACGACTGAGGGGAACGATATGGAGGTTACCTTGGACAACACGGAGGGAATGCGGCCGCACACGCTGCACTTCCACGGGGTCCGGAAGGCGTGGAAAGACGACGGCGTGCCGACGACGACGGGGATTCGCGTGGATCCCGGCGAGGAGCACACGTACACGATCCCCGCGAACGTGCCCGGCACCCACCTGTATCACTGCCACTACCAGACGCACCGGCACATCGAGATGGGGATGTACGGGATCTTCCGCGTCGATCCCGAGGGGTACGAGCCCGCCGATCGGGAGTACTTTATGACCGTCAAAGACTGGGACTCTCGGCTCCCGCGGCAGATGGCCGGCGAGGACGTGAGCTACGATCCCAGAAATCGCAACCCCGACATCTTCACCGTCAACGGCAAGAGCGCGCCGCGGACGCTGCACCCCGAGGACGGCTCGCCCATCATCGTCAGCGAGGGCGATCAGGTCCGAGTCCACTTCGCGAACAACGGCTATATGAGCCACCCGCTGCACATCCACAACCACCGCTTCAAGCGGGTCGAGAAGGACGGCGGACGGATTCCCGAGGCCGCCCAACACGAGATGGACGTCACGAACGTCGCGCCCGCCGAGCGCCACACGATCGAGTTCACCGCGGACGCGGAGCCCGGGATCTACCTGCTGCACTGCCACAAGGTGAACCACGTGATGAACGGCGGCTTCTACCCCGGCGGGATGCTCGGCGGCGTCGTCTACGAGGCGGCGATGGATACGGACATCTTCGCCCAGCTGATGGAGTACGCCGGTTACGAGGGATAG